A window of Diadema setosum chromosome 2, eeDiaSeto1, whole genome shotgun sequence contains these coding sequences:
- the LOC140242008 gene encoding peroxisomal acyl-coenzyme A oxidase 1-like encodes MSDSMIARENPRLTQERRGASFDKHELTLLLNGGPQDLQRIKYIESIVLSDPHFDQSYRFTLSPAETFDQSVKRAVRWVAVKEKYNLTQPGDDMIILRCMNHNIGFAIHTLMFIPSIERLGTEEQKAKWLPLARQYKILGTYAQTELGHGTYLSGLETTATYDETTQEFVLNSPTQTAMKWWPGALGKTCTHCIILAQLIVRGERHGVHAFLLQLRSLETHQPLPGRTIGDIGLKSSYAAIDNGFLILEQVRIPRENMLMKYAKVSPDGVFSIVGNPKVTYGSMVLVRTAIVRAASYELSKSLTIAVRYSAVRTQGKIEDSGPEVPILDYQTQQQKLFPGLAAVFAIYFSGQHLRRLYEENEESLLKGDFSILPELHALCSGLKALATRESVLHMETCRFACGGHGVMLQSGLPELYDCFSASCIYEGENTVLLLQVAGYLMKILSRAQMGADVSGVGAYLANQPEDQWRPHESLDGESIFAAYKHRAQRLAQKAGERLAGLMAQGMTQKRAWNESGIDLVKAARAHTQYFIVQSFYRGVEETQVSPATKKVLEALCRLYALYHVDENAGEFVVDGFISSDQLDWLHRLYLETFPIIRPEAVTLVDSFDICDEFLQSTLGCYDGNVYERMYEYAKTDPRNKTEVHETYYKYLRPLLKGLIAKL; translated from the exons ATGTCTGACTCAATGATAGCTCGTGAAAATCCTCGGCTAACGCAAGAAAGGCGAGGGGCGTCATTTGACAAACATGAGCTGACTCTGTTGCTGAACGGTGGTCCCCAGGATCTGCAGAGAATCAAATACATAG AGTCCATTGTTCTCAGTGACCCCCACTTTGACCAGAGCTACCGGTTCACCCTCAGCCCGGCGGAGACATTTGATCAGTCTGTGAAGCGAGCTGTACGATGGGTGGCAGTCAAGGAGAAGTATAATCTCACTCAACCCGGAGATGACATGATCATATTAAG ATGCATGAACCACAATATAGGATTTGCGATCCACACGCTGATGTTCATACCATCAATCGAGCGACTCGGGACAGAGGAGCAGAAGGCCAAATGGCTGCCACTTGCCAGGCAGTACAAGATCCTGGGCACTTATGCACAAACAGAACTGGGACATG GCACATATTTGAGCGGCCTGGAGACAACTGCAACTTATGATGAGACGACGCAGGAGTTCGTCCTGAACTCCCCTACTCAAACCGCCATGAAATGGTGGCCAGGGGCAT TGGGTAAGACATGCACTCACTGCATCATATTGGCTCAGCTGATTGTCCGAGGTGAACGTCATGGAGTGCACGCCTTCCTTCTTCAGCTCAGAAGCCTGGAGACACATCAACCACTACCAG GAAGGACGATAGGAGACATTGGTCTGAAGTCATCCTATGCTGCCATCGACAACGGTTTCCTCATTCTGGAACAAGTCAGGATCCCAAGGGAAAACATGCTCATGAAGTATGCCAAA GTCTCACCAGATGGAGTATTCAGCATAGTTGGCAACCCCAAAGTCACTTACGGCAGCATGGTTCTCGTGAGGACGGCCATTGTCAGGGCGGCATCGTACGAGCTCAGTAAATCCCTCACGATTGCAGTGAGGTACAGCGCTGTCCGCACCCAGGGGAAGATTGAGGACAG CGGGCCAGAGGTGCCCATACTGGACTATCAGACCCAGCAGCAGAAGCTCTTTCCAGGCCTGGCCGCTGTGTTTGCCATCTACTTTTCCGGCCAGCATCTCCGGAGGCTCTATGAGGAGAATGAGGAGAGCCTCCTGAAGGGAGATTTCAGCATTCTGCCGGAG CTGCATGCTCTTTGTTCAGGACTGAAGGCGCTCGCCACGAGGGAGTCAGTTCTCCATATGGAGACGTGTCGCTTTGCCTGCGGAGGTCACGGGGTCATGCTGCAGAGTGGTCTTCCAGAGCTCTATGACTGCTTCTCGGCCTCCTGCATATACGAGGGAGAAAACACGGTCCTCCTGCTGCAAGTCGCAGg GTATCTCATGAAGATTCTGAGTCGAGCTCAGATGGGTGCAGATGTGTCTGGCGTGGGAGCGTATCTGGCCAATCAGCCAGAAGACCAGTGGCGCCCTCACGAGTCCCTGGATGGGGAATCCATATTCGCAGCATACAAACACCGAGCACAGAG GTTGGCCCAGAAGGCTGGGGAGAGGTTGGCAGGCTTGATGGCACAAGGGATGACTCAGAAGAGGGCCTGGAATGAGAGTGGTATTGACTTGGTCAAGGCAGCTCGG GCACATACACAGTACTTCATTGTGCAGTCATTCTACCGCGGAGTTGAAGAGACTCAAGTGTCTCCAGCTACAAAGAAAGTCTTAGAAGCACTGTGTCGACTGTATGCCTTGTACCATGTTGACGAGAACGCGGGAGAATTTGTGGTG GATGGCTTTATCTCATCAGACCAGCTAGACTGGCTTCACAGACTCTACTTGGAGACGTTCCCCATAATTAG ACCAGAGGCAGTCACACTTGTGGACTCCTTTGACATCTGTGATGAGTTCCTCCAGTCCACGCTGGGCTGCTACGACGGCAACGTCTACGAGCGcatgtatgaatatgcaaagaCGGACCCAAGAAATAAAACAGAG GTCCATGAGACGTACTACAAGTACCTGAGGCCTCTTCTCAAGGGATTGATTGCCAAACTTTGA